The DNA region CCGCGGTGATGACCGCCTGCAGCCCGGAGCCGCAACGGCGGTCGATCTGGAGCCCCGGCACCTCCACGGGCAGGCCGGCGTCCAGGGCGGCCACACGGCCGATGGCCGGGGCCTCGCCGTTGGGATAGCACTGGCCCAGCAGGACGTCGTCGACTGCGGCGGGCGGTACACCGGTGCGTTCCAGCACGGCGCGTACGACCGTGGCCGCGAGCTCTGCCGCCGTCACGTCGCGGAAGACGCCTCCGTAGCCACCGACCGGGGTACGCAGGGGTTCGCAGATCACCGCGTCACGCAAGAGGGCGGGCATCCGTCGTGCCTTTCATGAGGGGTACGGGCAGGAGGGGGCGGGTCGAGAGGTGACCGGTCAGGAGGGGGACCTGGCACGGAAGGGACGAGGTCACATGTACCGGCCGCCGGTCACCTCGACCACGGCTCCGGTGACGTAGCTCGCCATGTCGGAGGCGAGGAAGAGGACGACCTGGGCGACCTCGGCGGGTTCGCCCGCGCGGGCCAGGGGGATCTCGGCGAGTTTCGCGTCCCAGGCGGCCTGGGGCATCGCCTCGGTCATCGCGGTGCGGATGAGGCCGGGCTGCACGGCGTTGACGCGGATGCCGGCCCGGGCCAGTTCCTTGGCGGACGCCTTGGTGAGGCCTACGAGTCCGGCTTTGGCCGCGCTGTAGTTGGTCTGCCCGAAGTTGCCGACCTTGCCGGCGATGGAGGAGATGTTGACGATGCTGCCGCCCTGTCCGTGGGCGCGCATGGCCTCGGCGGCGTAGCGGGTGCCGTTCCAGGCTCCGGTGAGGTGGACGTCGACCACTGCACGGAAGTCCGCGAGGGCCATCTTGCGCAGGGTCGCGTCGCGGGTGATCCCGGCGTTGTTGACCATGACGCCGACCGGTCCGAACACGTCGGTGCCATGGGCGACGAGGGCGGCCACCTCGTCCTCGTCGGTGACGTCGCAGCGCAGCGAGGTGGCGGCCACGCCGTTCTTGGCGAGGTGTTCGGCGGCCTGCGCCGCGGCGTCCTCGTTGATGTCGCCGATGACGACGGACGCGCCCGCGCCGCCGAGCACGCCGGCGATCTCGAAGCCGATGCCCTGTGCTCCGCCGGTGATCACGGCGTTCCTGCCGTCCAGCAGTCCCATGTCAGCCCGCCCTGGCTCGTCGCTATTCCTCTTAAATAGATAACCTATTACACTGAAACAATCAATACCGCGATGGGTCGGCCAAGCGCAGGAGGCACTGCAGGTGGACATCACCTATCCCCCGGAGACCGAGGCGTTCCGCACCGAGGTCAAGGCGTTCCTCGCCGATGCCCTGCCCGCCGGCTGGAAGGGCATCGGCGCCCTCGACGAGGAGGCCGCCTGGGCCTTCGCGCGCGACTGGCGCCGACGGCTCGCCGAGCGCGGCCTTCTCTCGCTCACCTGGCCCGAGGAGTTCGGCGGTCGAGGCCTGTCCAAGCTCCACCAGGTCGTCCTGATGGAGGAACTGGCCCTGGCGGGCGTGCCGTTCGGTCTGCCGCAGGACACCTTCGGCGTGAAGATGCTGGCGAACACACTGCTGCGCTGGGGCACCCAGGAGCAGAGGAGTCACTTCCTCCCGCGCATCCTCAGCGGCGAGGACACCTGGTGCCAGGGCTACTCGGAGCCGGACGCGGGCTCGGACCTCGCCTCGCTCAGGACGCGCGCGGTGCGTGAGGGCGAGGAATGGGTGATCGACGGGCAGAAGGTGTGGACATCCGGCGCCCACCACAGCGACTGGATCTTCGTCCTGGCCCGCACCGACCCCGACGCCTCCAAGCACCGCGGCATTTCGTTCCTCCTCGTGCCGCTCGACCAACCCGGTGTCGAGGTCCGGCCGTTCCGCATGATGAGCGGGCAGCTCCACTTCAACGAGGTCTTCTTCAACGGCGCCCACACCCGGGCCGACCTCGTCGTGGGCGGAGTCGACAACGGCTGGACGGTCGCGCAGAGCCTGCTGGGCGTGGAGCGCGGGGAGGAGGCGGCGACCAATCCGATCCTCTTCCGGGCGGAGGTCGAACGCCTCGTCGAGCTGGCCCGCCTGTACGGCAGGGACCAGGACCCGGTGATCCGGCAGCGGATCGCCTGGTGCTGGTCCAAGGTCGAGATCATGCGCTTCCTCGGCTACCGGATCCTCACGGGCTGGCTCAAGGGCGCCGAACCCGGCCCCGAGACGTCGATCGCCAAGCTGTACTGGAGCGAGTACCACACCAAGGTCACCGACCTGGCGATGGACATCATGGGCCTGCACGGCCAGGTGCCGGTCGGGCGGCCGCCCCTGCGCACCTATCGCACCGACGATCCCGGCGCCGCGAACTCCTCGGCGTCCTGGTCGACGACCTATCTGATCGCCCTGTCCGGCACGATCTATGCGGGAACGTCGCAGGTGCAGCGGAACATCCTCGCGGAGAAGGTACTGGGGCTCCCGCGCGAGCCGAGGGCTTGATTTCGCCCCCGCCGCCCCTACCCATTCCCGTCACTTTCGGGGGCCAGCCCCCGAACCCCCCGCTCCTCAAACGCCGGAGAGGCTGAGTCTTAGCCCGTCCGGCGTTTGAGGACGAGGCCGTTCAGGCCGATAAGGGGGGTCTGGGGGCGCAGCCCCCAGGGACGGGACGGGTAAGGGCGGCGGGGGCGAAAACACACCACCTACGCCCCTCCGAACGCCTCCACCCCCGGAACCGGGCGCGGCCCCTCCCCAGGCCGCCAGCCCGCGTCGAGCTTGCGCAGGCCCACCCCGTCCGGCGCCCAGATGTGGCAGCTGTTCAGCACACCCGCCGTGGAGCGCGGATCGTGGGACCGCTCACCGGCGTCACGGCGGCGCGCGTTGGCCGAGATGGCCGCCTGGACGACGGCGGGGCCGAGGACGCGGGCCAGCTCGTAGAGGTGCGAGCACCCGGACACCCCGCGGAACCGCTCCTGGATCGCCCGGTTGTACCCGGCGGCGACACTCAGCCCGACGAGTCCGTCGAAGACCGGGGTGATCAGCGGACACTCGGCATGCGGGAACGTACGCATGTCCGCGTCGGCGTGCACCACGACCATGTCCGCGAGGCGGACACGCACTCCGAGCACCATCCGGTGGACGACATGCGCCGGCACCTCCGCCCTGGGCCGCTCGTCACAGAGCACCGCCTCGACCGAGATCTCGTCCCCGTCCTCCTCGTGTGCGGTCACGGTGATCGTGCGCCGGTGCAGCGGCAGTTCGGCTCGCGTCATGACGAGGCCTCCTCCCGGAGTTCCGAGGATGTCTCCGGTGCCGATGGCGGTGCCCCGAGCGCCGCGAACTCCGGCTGTCGGCGTTCGATGAAACTGCGTACGCCCTCGCGATAGTCCGGGGCGCGCTTCGCCGTGGCGAGCAGCGCGGCCGCGCTGTCGCGGCTCTCGGTGAAGCTCCTGGACTGGTCGTCGGCGAGTTGCCGCTTGATGAGGGACATCGCGTACGGGCTGGCCGAGGAGGCGAGTCGGGTCGCGTACGCGATGGCCGTCGGGAGCAGTTCCGCCGGCTCGACCAGGCGATTCACCAGGCCCATCGCCAAGGCCTCCGTACCGGTGATCCTGCGCGAGGACAGCAGCAGATCGCTCGCGTTCCCGTATCCGACGAGCCGGGGCAGGATCCACGACACGCCGTCCTCCGCCACCAGGCCGCGCGCGCTGAAGGCGGCGGCGAACTTGGCGCCCGGTACGGCGAACCGCACGTCACACATCAGCACCTGGTTGAACCCGATGCCGGCGCAGGCGCCGTTGACGGCCGCCACGAGGGGCTTCGGGAAGGACATGGGCCTCGTGCGCGGCGGCAGCTCACCGGTCGGCCACGGGCTCGCGCCGGAGGACGCCCCGTCCAGCACACTCATGTCCATGCCCGGACAGAAACTGCGCCCCGCCCCGGTCAGCACGACGGCCCGAACCGCCGGATCCGCCTCGGCGCGGTCGAACAGCTCGTTGTAGAGCAGCTCCATCTCCAGCGTCCAGGCGTTGTGCCGCTCGGGCCGGTTCAGGGTGAGGATCATGACCCCGTCGTCGGTCAGCTCGGTGAGGATCACCGGGGTCGGGTTCTCGGTCATCGAGGTCACTCCCACGGGCCCGTGTTGGATTTATAGCTAGATGAATCATCTATATACCCACCGACGACCCAGGCGCCAGACCAAGTCCCGCATGGACAAGATCACTCACCTCTTGACCTGGTACCCTCGATGCACTAAGACGATTCATTTTGCTATATGAGGAGCCCACCGTGGCTGAGGCAGCCCGCGCAGAAACGCCGATCGTGCCCGCTCCCTCCCGCGGCCCCGTCGGACGCCAGGTGCGCGTACCGAAGACGGCCGAACTGGTCGCCGGACACCTGCGCCGCCAGATCGTACGGGGCGAGCTGAAGCCCGACGACGCGCTGCCGCCGGAGTCGGGGCTGATGGAGCAGTTCGGCATCTCGCGGCCGACCCTGCGCGAGGCGTTCCGCGTCCTGGAGTCGGAGTCCCTGATCACGGTCCGGCGCGGAGCGCACGGCGGTGCCCGGGTGAGCGCGCCCGACTCGGACGTCGCAGCCCGCTTCGCCGGCCTGATCCTGGAGTACCGCGGCGCCACCCTCGGGGACGTCTACCGGGCGGCGGCCCTCATCGAGCCGCCGTGCGCGCGCCAGGTCGCCACCAAGCACACGGCGGACGACATCAAGCGGCTGCGCGACGCGGTGGCTGCCGAGAAGGCCGTCCTGGACAGCCCCCTGGCCCTGGTGGACGCGCAGGACGCGTTCCACGCCCTCCTGGTCGAGCTCACCGGCAACCAGACCCTGATCCTCCTCTGCGGCATGCTGCGCAACATCATCGACCGGGCCAACGCCTCGTACACCGTGGCCGCCACCGATGCCGAGACCCAGAAGACACAGGCCCTCAAGGGGCACCGGGCGCACGTCCGGCTGGTCGGCCTGATCGAGGCCGGCAAGGCGGACGAGGCCGAGAAGCTGTGGCAGCGCCACATCTCCAGCGCCGACGACGTCGTCAACGCACTGGGCCCCAAGACGGTCCTTGAGCTCATCGACTGACCATCTCAACACCCGCCTCTCATCCTCCCTTGCGTTCTCCAAATAGTTAGATAATTATAGGAGGCGTACTGAATGGCTTCAGGGTGGAGGCGACGGCCATGGCCGAACAGCGCAAGCGGATCTTCGACTGCGACCAGCACATGTACGAGGAACGGGACTCCTTCACTCGCTACCTCCCGAAGGAGTTCCTCGGCCAGGCAGTGGCGCCGGTGACCCTGCCGGACGGCCGTGAGGTCATCCTCGCCGGGGACCGGATCGTGGTCTGTCTGGAGCCCGAGTTCGGGCAGGTCTACCGGCCCGGCTCGCTCAAGGAGATGCTCAAGGCGATGGCCTCGGGCAACCCCGACGAGACGTACCAGTTCGAGCCGATGCACGAGTCGTACCAGAACCGCGAGGCCCGGCTGCGCGTCATGGACGAGCAGGGACTGGACCAGACGATCATCTATCCGGGCGGCTGGGCACTCGTCGCCGAGGAGTACGTGCAGGGCGTCGAGCCGCTCTACGCCAACTACCACTCGTTCAACCGCTATATGAACGAGGTGTGGGGCTTCAACCACAACGACCGCATCTACTCCCCCGCCCTGCTGTCCCTGCGCGACCTGGACAGTGCGGTGAAGGAGCTGGAGTTCGTGCTGGAGCAGGGCGCCCGGTTCATCATGCTGCCGACCGGCCCGCAGTACGGCCGCTCGCCCGGGGACCCGTACTTCGACCCGTTCTGGAAACTGGTCAACGAGGCCAAGGCCAGCGTCTGTTACCACATCAGCGAGTTCTACTACAACTCGAACGTCGCCCCGGCCTGGGGCCACGACGCGAGCCCGATCCACTTCCGGATGTCCGCGTGGCAGTGGATGAACACCTACGGCCAGCGCCCCATCGAGGAGACGCTGTCGGCGCTGATCTTCGACAACCTCTTCGGGCGTTTCCCCGACATCAACGTCCTGGTGTCCGAGTTCGGCGCCGAGTGGGTGCCGCACTTCGTCCGCCACATGGACAAGAGCCGCGGCATGGGCCGCAACGGCCCCTGGATCGGCGGCCAGTTGGACGAGCGCCCCAGCCAGGTCTTCCGCAAGCACATCCGCGTCGTGCCCTACCCGGAGGACGACATCCCGAGCCTGGTGAAGCGTCTCGGCTATCACGAGTCCATCGTGATGGGCTCGGACTTCCCGCACGCCGAGGGCATCGCCAACCCGGCCGACTACCGCAAGCTCCTCGCGGAGCTCGACGAGTCGGTCCAGGACGACATCATGTACAACAACGCACAGCAGCTGATCAGCCGTTGAGACTGGCAGTACCCACTGAGTGGGCCCGGTACCGAAGGTCGGTACCGGGCCCACTCAGTGGGACATGCGACGCGGAGAGCCAGGCCGCGCTCAGTCGACGAGATCGGCCGCGAGGTTCGCCAGGTTGGTGAGCAGGGCCGTCCCGCGCCGCGAGTGGTCGTAGCCCGCGAGCGGGTAGCCGTTGCTCAGACAGGCGAAGGACAGACCGGACTCCGGGTCCATGAAGCCCAGCTGGTACGCCGCGCCGGCACTGCCGAAGAGCAACGGCGAGCCGGTGGAAGGCAGTTGGCTGCCCGCATCCGGACCGGCCACGGTGACGAACAGCCCCACGCTCGTACGCCGCCCGCTGCCGCCCCCGTAGATCTGTTCGCCGTGCGGGTGCCCGGTCAGGCGGATCCTGGTGCCCTCCGCCACCGCTTCCGGCTTCCACAGGCCCGAGTGCTCCAGCGCCTGGAAGTACAGGGCGACATCGGCGGCGGTGGCGACCAGCGCGTGACTCGGCTCGCCGGCCGCGAGCACACGCGGGTCGGACAGGTACCACGGTCCCCAGGGGTCGGGCTCCTGGTCGTCGTCCGTGCGGTCGGTGGCGATCATCGGGGCGACGGTGGCGGGCTGTCGGTCCACGGGGACGCCGAGTTCGATCGAGGACAGGCCCAGCGAGCGGGCGATCCGCTCGTGCAGGTAGTCGGCGAAGGCCAGGCCCGTACGCCGCTCGACGATCTCGGCGATCAGCCAGGCCGCCGAGGTGAGGTGGAACTGGAAGCGGCTGCCCGGCGGGTAGTCGAGCCGCCAGCGGCCGAACGCGGCGAGCCTCTGCTCGCGGTCGAGCATCTTCGGGTACCCGAGCGGCGCGAAGGGGAAGCCGGCGGTGTGTGTGAGGACGTGCTCGACCGTCACCTCCTCCTTCCCGTTCGGTGCGAACTCCGGGATGATCGCGGCGACTTGCTCACCCACGTCCAGCAGCCCGTCGCCGATCAGTTTCCACACGACGCCCGCGACGATCGACCGTCCGACGGACTGCAGGACGTACCGGGTGTCGGGACGGGCGTCGCCCCAGGTCTCGAAGGCCACCAGCCGACCGCCCCGGGCGACGGCGACCTGCGCGGACGGCAGCGGTCCGTGATCGACCTCCAGCCGGATCCTTCGCAGCAGTACGTCGAGCCGGTGCGGGTCGACTCCGACGGTCTCCGGGGCGACGACGGAGTGGTCAGGCGTCATGCGAGTCTCCCTTGCTCACCGGCGGTTCCCGCAGGCCGCGGCGTACGACCTTGCCGTTGGCGTTGCGCGGCAGCTCGTCCACGAACCACCAGCGGACGGGCACCTTGAACCCGGACAGGCGGTCGCGGGCGTACTCCCTGAGCAGCCCCGGTTCCGGTGGGTCGTCACGGTCGGACGGTACGACGAAGGCGACGACGGTCTGGCCGAGCCGGTGGTCCGGCGCGCCGGCGACCGCCACGTCCGCGATGCCGGGATGCGAGGCGAGGACCGTCTCCACCTCCAGCGGGTGGACGTTCTCGCCACCTCGGATGATCATGTCGTTTCGTCGGCCGGACAGGTAGAGGTAGCCGTCCTCCGAGACCCGGCCCAGGTCGCCGCTGTGCAGCCAGCCCTCGGCGTCGACGCGGAAGAGATGGTCGGCACGGGCGTGGATCTCGCCGACCCCGTCCGGCCCGGCGTCCCGGACCCGCAGTTCGACGCCCGGGGCGGCCCGTCCGACCGACCGCAGCAGTGCGGTGTGCCCGGCGACCGCCTCACGGTGGTCCTCGGGGGTGAGCACGCTGATGGGCGAGCCCTCCGTCTGACCGAACATGTTGAGCATGCGCACGCCGGGCATCGCCTCGTACGTGCGGCGCAGTGTGCCCGGACGGATGGGCGCGCCGCCGTACTGGAGGACGCGCAGCCCTTCGTGGCGGGCCTGACCTGCCCCCAGCAGCGTTTCAAGCATCGCGGGGACCATGCTGGTGTGGGTGGTGCCGAGTTCCCGCAGCAGGGCCCAGCCCTCGACGGTGAAGCGCGGCAGGCCGGTGATCAGCGCGCCGGCGGCGAGGGCGACGGCGATGTTGCCGAGGCCCGCGATGTGGTGGAAGGGCGCGCTGCCGCCGTAGAAACTGTCGGGGTCGAGCGCGCAGAGCCGACCGTTGACGCCGGCACGGGCTGCCAGACGTCGCTGCGTCATGGGGACGGGTTTGGGGATGCCCGTGGTCCCGGAGGTGTGCAGGACAGCGGCGAGCGCGTCGGGCTCGGCCGTCAACGCCCTTCCGCTCGGGCGCAGTTCGGGGACGACGACGGCGGGGCAGCCGACCAGTTGACCGACGCGCTCACCGAGTTCGGCGAACTCCGGCTGGGCGAGGAGGAGTTGGGACCCCGATGCCTCTACCACCGCCGCGATCTCGTACGGGGTCGCGCGGACGCCGAGCGGGGCGAGCGGGTGGCCCGATCCGGCGCCGCCGATCACCAGCGCGAGGGCGTCGGCAGAGGTGGCGATCAGCGCGGGCACAGGCTCGCCGGGGGCGAGGTCGAGCGTGTCGAGCAGGTCGGCCGCGCCGCCCGCCCGGTCGAGGAGTTCGCGTCCTGTCCAGCTCACGTCGTGGAACCGGACGGCGGGGCGCGCGTGGTCGTAGGCACGGCTCACCATCGCGGTCCAGGTGGGTGCCGCTACGGCCTTCAGCGCGCCGGCCACCGGATCAGGGCTCCAGCCGGGCCGCCGCGGTACCGGTGACCACCTCGGCGCCGTTCTGGTTGACGGTGCGCACGGAGAAGTGGGCGACCGGTCCGGCCGGGGTGTCCTCGACGGACTCGACGGTCGCCGTGGCCGTCAGGGTGTCCCCCGGCCAGACCTGGGCCTTGAAGCGCACGCCGAAGGTCAGCAGTGACTCGGTGCCGACCCAGTCGGTGAGGACCCGGCCGGTCATGCCCATCGTGAGCATTCCATGGGCGAACACGCTGGGATACCCCGCGACCTCGGTGGCGAACCTCTCGTCGGTGTGCAGCGGGTTGTAGTCGCCGGACGCGCCCGCGTACTGCACGATCCGGGTGCGCTTCAGGTCCTCGACCAG from Streptomyces sp. NBC_00258 includes:
- the fabG gene encoding 3-oxoacyl-ACP reductase FabG; protein product: MGLLDGRNAVITGGAQGIGFEIAGVLGGAGASVVIGDINEDAAAQAAEHLAKNGVAATSLRCDVTDEDEVAALVAHGTDVFGPVGVMVNNAGITRDATLRKMALADFRAVVDVHLTGAWNGTRYAAEAMRAHGQGGSIVNISSIAGKVGNFGQTNYSAAKAGLVGLTKASAKELARAGIRVNAVQPGLIRTAMTEAMPQAAWDAKLAEIPLARAGEPAEVAQVVLFLASDMASYVTGAVVEVTGGRYM
- a CDS encoding acyl-CoA dehydrogenase family protein, encoding MDITYPPETEAFRTEVKAFLADALPAGWKGIGALDEEAAWAFARDWRRRLAERGLLSLTWPEEFGGRGLSKLHQVVLMEELALAGVPFGLPQDTFGVKMLANTLLRWGTQEQRSHFLPRILSGEDTWCQGYSEPDAGSDLASLRTRAVREGEEWVIDGQKVWTSGAHHSDWIFVLARTDPDASKHRGISFLLVPLDQPGVEVRPFRMMSGQLHFNEVFFNGAHTRADLVVGGVDNGWTVAQSLLGVERGEEAATNPILFRAEVERLVELARLYGRDQDPVIRQRIAWCWSKVEIMRFLGYRILTGWLKGAEPGPETSIAKLYWSEYHTKVTDLAMDIMGLHGQVPVGRPPLRTYRTDDPGAANSSASWSTTYLIALSGTIYAGTSQVQRNILAEKVLGLPREPRA
- a CDS encoding DUF2889 domain-containing protein, with product MTRAELPLHRRTITVTAHEEDGDEISVEAVLCDERPRAEVPAHVVHRMVLGVRVRLADMVVVHADADMRTFPHAECPLITPVFDGLVGLSVAAGYNRAIQERFRGVSGCSHLYELARVLGPAVVQAAISANARRRDAGERSHDPRSTAGVLNSCHIWAPDGVGLRKLDAGWRPGEGPRPVPGVEAFGGA
- a CDS encoding enoyl-CoA hydratase-related protein codes for the protein MTENPTPVILTELTDDGVMILTLNRPERHNAWTLEMELLYNELFDRAEADPAVRAVVLTGAGRSFCPGMDMSVLDGASSGASPWPTGELPPRTRPMSFPKPLVAAVNGACAGIGFNQVLMCDVRFAVPGAKFAAAFSARGLVAEDGVSWILPRLVGYGNASDLLLSSRRITGTEALAMGLVNRLVEPAELLPTAIAYATRLASSASPYAMSLIKRQLADDQSRSFTESRDSAAALLATAKRAPDYREGVRSFIERRQPEFAALGAPPSAPETSSELREEASS
- a CDS encoding FadR/GntR family transcriptional regulator, with the protein product MAEAARAETPIVPAPSRGPVGRQVRVPKTAELVAGHLRRQIVRGELKPDDALPPESGLMEQFGISRPTLREAFRVLESESLITVRRGAHGGARVSAPDSDVAARFAGLILEYRGATLGDVYRAAALIEPPCARQVATKHTADDIKRLRDAVAAEKAVLDSPLALVDAQDAFHALLVELTGNQTLILLCGMLRNIIDRANASYTVAATDAETQKTQALKGHRAHVRLVGLIEAGKADEAEKLWQRHISSADDVVNALGPKTVLELID
- a CDS encoding amidohydrolase family protein encodes the protein MAEQRKRIFDCDQHMYEERDSFTRYLPKEFLGQAVAPVTLPDGREVILAGDRIVVCLEPEFGQVYRPGSLKEMLKAMASGNPDETYQFEPMHESYQNREARLRVMDEQGLDQTIIYPGGWALVAEEYVQGVEPLYANYHSFNRYMNEVWGFNHNDRIYSPALLSLRDLDSAVKELEFVLEQGARFIMLPTGPQYGRSPGDPYFDPFWKLVNEAKASVCYHISEFYYNSNVAPAWGHDASPIHFRMSAWQWMNTYGQRPIEETLSALIFDNLFGRFPDINVLVSEFGAEWVPHFVRHMDKSRGMGRNGPWIGGQLDERPSQVFRKHIRVVPYPEDDIPSLVKRLGYHESIVMGSDFPHAEGIANPADYRKLLAELDESVQDDIMYNNAQQLISR
- a CDS encoding serine hydrolase domain-containing protein, which gives rise to MTPDHSVVAPETVGVDPHRLDVLLRRIRLEVDHGPLPSAQVAVARGGRLVAFETWGDARPDTRYVLQSVGRSIVAGVVWKLIGDGLLDVGEQVAAIIPEFAPNGKEEVTVEHVLTHTAGFPFAPLGYPKMLDREQRLAAFGRWRLDYPPGSRFQFHLTSAAWLIAEIVERRTGLAFADYLHERIARSLGLSSIELGVPVDRQPATVAPMIATDRTDDDQEPDPWGPWYLSDPRVLAAGEPSHALVATAADVALYFQALEHSGLWKPEAVAEGTRIRLTGHPHGEQIYGGGSGRRTSVGLFVTVAGPDAGSQLPSTGSPLLFGSAGAAYQLGFMDPESGLSFACLSNGYPLAGYDHSRRGTALLTNLANLAADLVD
- a CDS encoding class I adenylate-forming enzyme family protein, whose amino-acid sequence is MAGALKAVAAPTWTAMVSRAYDHARPAVRFHDVSWTGRELLDRAGGAADLLDTLDLAPGEPVPALIATSADALALVIGGAGSGHPLAPLGVRATPYEIAAVVEASGSQLLLAQPEFAELGERVGQLVGCPAVVVPELRPSGRALTAEPDALAAVLHTSGTTGIPKPVPMTQRRLAARAGVNGRLCALDPDSFYGGSAPFHHIAGLGNIAVALAAGALITGLPRFTVEGWALLRELGTTHTSMVPAMLETLLGAGQARHEGLRVLQYGGAPIRPGTLRRTYEAMPGVRMLNMFGQTEGSPISVLTPEDHREAVAGHTALLRSVGRAAPGVELRVRDAGPDGVGEIHARADHLFRVDAEGWLHSGDLGRVSEDGYLYLSGRRNDMIIRGGENVHPLEVETVLASHPGIADVAVAGAPDHRLGQTVVAFVVPSDRDDPPEPGLLREYARDRLSGFKVPVRWWFVDELPRNANGKVVRRGLREPPVSKGDSHDA
- a CDS encoding MaoC/PaaZ C-terminal domain-containing protein — translated: MRLSADGIKVGETRRSVLVEDLKRTRIVQYAGASGDYNPLHTDERFATEVAGYPSVFAHGMLTMGMTGRVLTDWVGTESLLTFGVRFKAQVWPGDTLTATATVESVEDTPAGPVAHFSVRTVNQNGAEVVTGTAAARLEP